Within the Nyctibius grandis isolate bNycGra1 chromosome 4, bNycGra1.pri, whole genome shotgun sequence genome, the region attttagcttaaaaaaatcattaagacACCTTTTTCTGAGCCAGGGTACTAATAAAAAGATTACAAATATACTACAATTTGACCAAGAAGACTTCATGAATGTGCTGCTTTTGAGCATGCAACGCCATGATATCTGTCAAGTTCCAGGTATCAATGTATCCCAATTCCACCACAGTCCCTCATGATTTCCTTGGCAgttccccatccccaccctACCACCCTATTAATAACATtataaaaaaaggtaaaatctAGAGTTAGTGGCAAAATCTTCACAGtaaattgttaaagaaaatgttattgtgGTCATTGCAAAGTGATATCAGTCAACTGGACCCTGAAAAATTAGCTTGATGCAGTTGTGTTCCCCAGACAGTTGTGTTGCACAAAAAGGGCAGGCAGCATGAAATGCATGAGTACCATGAGGCAGCGGGATTTGAGACCAGTATTTTGCAGACTTCTCAGAGCACACATGTCCACAGGGGGTGAAAGCATGAGTTGGAGGACCAGCATCCACATAAAAGCCTGCTTCGCATCCAAGCCAAAGAGGCACATAGGGGCCAATGGTTCTGCACATGGGACATTCCCGCTCATTGGCTTCTGTGTCACTGCGATGTCCCCAGTTGTGATAGCCATGAACATGACCGCAGCTGAGGTATGCCCAAGGCTGCTTCTCTTCCACCACGTCTTTACGGTTGATGCTGGGAAATGCTAAAGTGTTTAACCCAACAGGACACTGTGGTCTGGCAGCATTTATCTCCTGACGCAGGGCTTCAATGTGTTTCTGAGTTGGAGTGTGAAACAGTCCATCTGCCGTTCTCCACAGAAGGGTGGCCCCACACAGGTCAATGAGAGAACCATCTTGTAGGATGTTGGTCTCGTTTTCTACCTAGTGGTAGAACACAAGGATAAGTAGTTAGGCCTGAGAGCTTTTACAGACAACTGAATTAGTTCTGTAAACATGTCGTCTTTCTCACCAAATCGTTACCCTCCCTAGCATGCTACCCAATTTTGTCTTACCATTTCCTCGTGGCCTCCCCATCCGTCTGAATCCACCTCTTGTCTCTTATCCTATATTTAAGATCATAAGGAGCATTGGTCTCTTATTCTGTGCTTGTACAGGAGGTCCTAAATTTGCAACTGTTACATGCTATGGCAATACTAATTATTATACACACTCTTCCTGCCTTTAATTCTTTGGGAAAGGTATTACATTAGTAACCACTAACTTCTTCACAAATACCCGCTACCTCTGAGCATGCtactttttctctgtaataTTGATTCTCTGTATGCCTTTGTCATGTTTAAGGTAAGTCATGACAGACTGAAGAGGAAACCTGCCATTCCCTAAGGGCTCCATTAGCAGATTGCTCCCTGGAATTCTTTGCCCACGTAGATTGGCAGAGGCTGCTCACGCAGCAAAAGAGCCTTTTTGGACTAAAAACCGCTACCCAGGGCAGACCAGCTGTCCTGCCACTCagataccattttttttttgcttgtggcAAGCGTAAAGCATTTTGCAGAAGCATGAACTCCCACAGCGTAGCTCATCAACAGCGAAACTCTTCCACACATACACCGGGATAAATGACAAATGCAATGCTAGCTACATGCACAGGTACTCGCATCGATTATCACACAGCAGAGTGAATTACCAGTTGAATTTCTCAAGTGACAAGTTCTGCAACTGAAGCCACACAGGCTCAACTTCTGAACAGCTAACCACCCCAACTAGTTAGGCCCTTTATTTAATGAGGTATTCCATGCAAATACAGCCCCAATGCACACTGCCTAAAGGCTTCTCTCACCTGACTAAAAGCAGGTACTTACAACGTTTTCAAGGGATTATGCCAAACACACACTGGACTTGGctgaaatattctttattttcatgtcaCAAACATGTAAGCAACTTGTGCTATTGCCACCAGTTCAGTAATGATGAATATCTATTAAAAAGGTTCTTTAGGAAATTAAAGAGGCAAACAAACCTGCTGCCTGGCTTTATACATAGAAAGTAAGTAGAAAATACCACTAAGGCAAAACAAGTACTCAAATACAAATACATGAAGTAGGTCGCATGAAACCCTCACATCTGCCCAAGAATACTATGAATGACAACCAATtcagcatttacattttaatccAGTTTAAATTCACAGATTAACTGTGGATCATCCTTGCACAAAACACCTAGATGGTACAATACAGACTGGAGATAAAAGGTCGCCAGTGTGAAGTACTTCCAGCAGAAAAATTCGGTAGTTCAAGTAGAGATGAGAGGAGCCTTGATTTCATGCACTTCTCAGATAATTCCTtcacaaacagcaaagaaaaagctttctcaTATGCAATGTGTTCCATTCATTATACAGTGTGCATTTGGTTTTATGAACCCAATCAAGGAATACTGATCACATCAATACCAGTGTGCCAcgtaattttatttaaatgagaattCAAGTCATTCTGGATGCAGAGAAGagaatttatttgttttactacTGCCTTTCTTTAGCAGCACTAAAAAGGTGTTTTGCTAACCACATACAAAGGGCGAAATTGCAACATCATCTGTCCCAGTCCCTGAGGCGACGTTTGCCTGCCACCATTAAAGTGACAAAGCAATTTATGTACCGCAGGCTGTGTactgaaagcagagcaaaacagtCAAACTCCATTTCCCTAACTCCTTTGAGCAGTCAGTTTTCTGCAAAGCCAATGACAAAGCTGGGAAGTCGGCTGAGTGTGAGTGTGTGGGATATCTCTAACACACCATCAAGCTAATGGGAACTCAAGGTAGCAGCACAAAAGCCACTTCGgcatgaagaagagaaagatatTCCCCCCACCACACACACTTTCTTAATCTTTAAAGTCTAGCAGCTGGATGATAAAGTTACAAAAGAACATCCTGCCACTTCTGAAATCCTAACAAAGAGCAGAAGGGGTGAACCATGAAAGCTCTTCAAGGTCTGCAGGCAGGACAACAGACTAACCTAACCAGAGACAAAGAGGACTTCTGGGAAAGCTCACCTGCTCAAGTGGGAATACGGCTCTCTGTCACTGGGCTACCTCTGTGTTtgacttttttgctttttaatttgagggcagggggaagaagaaagagccACGATAGCATTCTCCTTCCCAGGCCCCACAGATcttgggaaggggaaagaatgAGAGTGCTATGGTAATTCCCTTCCATCCTCTGTGGAGAAATGGACATTTTGTTTCATGGGAACCTCTGTCTGGTTGTGTATGCCACAGGTCTCTGTGGCAGTTGAAATGTTTCACTTTTGGTAAAGGCAAAGCCCACCCTGATCCATAGGATAATAGATGAATACACTTAGAGTTCCTCATCTTCCTAGTGGCAGGTAAATCAAATAGAAGCTGTGTTATCCAAACTTGTTTTACATGTGAGTGGACTCTTCCTTTTAAGATAGTACTGCAAAAAGCAACTCCCTATGCAGTAACTTCCagatgtccccatgtcccaggAGGACCTTTCAGAGATGGAGATTCAAGAGCAGAGTTGATTTAGTCTTTACACTCTAtgctatttcagttggaaaagTGACATTAGCAGAAAACTTAAAGCGTTCTCCTGTGTAAGCAGAAACAGAGTAGCAGTACAGAATCTACTGTAACACACATCTACTTAGATGATTTCAGTGCCCACTACCCAGAGACAATGCTGTTACTCTGCAGTCACCCTATGACTGCCTCCATTCAATGCCAGAAAAACAAGTAtcccttgttttgttttaattatcaGTTACTTTCAACTTACCAGTTTTCCCCTTTGTTGAGCAGATCTGGTTTCCCGGAGAGTGTACACATCACCACAGACCGAGATCTCCCGCCAGACTCCAGGTTTGGACTCCTCAGTGAACCCTCCGTTCGGATGCATAACTAGCACCCCATTAGTTGTCAATCCATCCATGTGGCCATCCGGATTTTTCCACTTTGCCGCTTTTTCCTGTGTGGGACAACCACCCCAGGAAAGAAAGAGTTTGTCTAAAACTTTATGGACTAAAGTTTTACACACTAGAGTTTTACTAGCACTGTCTAAAACGCAACATTTCCTCACTGGCTGGCAGCGCTTAGACATagatttacaaaagaaaaaaaaagcatttttaagaatACCTTGTGCCAGAGTGGTAGCATCTTTTGCTTATGTATCTTCAATTACTATTCTATCtttaatattgttatttttaactcaGTTGAGTGCCTCTGACTGCAGGTCAGGTAAGAGTTAAGGCCTCAGACATCAGCAGCGTAGATACCCCTAATGACCATAACAGAATACCATTGCAATGGGCACATCCTTTTCCATAATGCAGCTGATGTGCTCCTTGGTCTTCAGCACTCAGAACTGCAACAGCAGCGTATTCACAATGACTATCAAGAATGTATCAAACAAACCTAAAGAAAATCCACTAAGTGTTACTAAAGTAGAGCTTCATTGTTAAAGACAATTACGACCATGAGTCCATGCTGGTAATAAATCAGGCACATAAAACTGCAGTTTCTACTGAACACTGCAGCAGGTACACTGGAGCAATAAAAGTCTAACGACAGTCTAAGTTATCAACTAGTACAAGGAAACTTTGGGGCTTGAAAATAACAGAGAATCAAAACCAGAGTTGGCTCGTACATACAATTATTAGTAGTACTTACAccaagaaatatatttttagaagagTCAAATCCAGCTGCAAAAATCCTTGCTGTATATGGTGGGCTCCTGTCACAAACAATCCTGCACGCAAAACGGGATATGGTGCTTTGTGTAATCTGGGTTTCATCATTATTTTGACTTCCAGAAATAGTATCTGTTACTACAAAGTCTATGGGGCTCTCTGTTGACCTCCcaacctgaaaacaaaattaagataaTGGTGTAATTAGAAAAAGCCATAGAACTATCAAGCATTAAGGACACAATTTTACCAAGTTAATGTTGATGGCACCAGTAAACTACTGTCTACTGAATTTTTGCATGGCAAGATCCAACCAGACACTGATCTGTACCCTCACATTCATCCTCGGCAGAAATACATCACTGACACGGCAAGACAAATTTTCACTTACCACAATTGATGTACATGCTTGCCCAACATGGCTGCAATGAATTGTTTGCTAGAGTATTGTCAACAGTATGGAAGTAGTATCACCATGATATTTCATAATCAAACCACAGCAAATTACCACTATATTCTGTCAACCAAGAAAGCACTAGCTTGAAATGACAGGTTTTATTCATATTTCTAGTTCCAAGTTAATCTGCCATGAAAATAAAGGACTTCTTTTAGACCCAGAACTTGGTTGTTTTGATACATCATAATAAAAAGCTACCCACCttcatgttttcagaatttctagTTCCAGAATAGAAGAATTTTCAGGTAAAAGTCAAAATACTATTAAGTTTATTCCTAACAATGCATGTGCACaactaaagaaattaaaaaacttttttcagtagaaataaaCCAGAGATGATCAGTAGACAATAATAGTTTTTTATCTTGACAGCTAtaaattttaattctaaaacTGGAAACACCTAGGCACCGGGAACAGAAAACTTCCTTACAAAGTGGACAGAGTGATCTGATTGCCAAACACACAGTGAGACTTTATCAATGCTTCTACAGGCAAATTAGTGTTACACCAACTTTGAGCATAACTGGGAAAGTTTTGCTGAGGAACAAGGAGTGGAACGGAATATTGATTTTATAGACACCTTGTGatcaaacacagaagaaaattaagaaaattcttCACATGAAACTACCTTCAATATCAGGAATctacatttatataaaataatctcCTCACTAAACATGATCTCATTGTCCCCCAAGAAGTTATTCTGCTCAGCTTCTTGCTCTTCAAAGCCAGCTGTGGTAACACCATGTATTGTTCCATCACTAACAAACACCCCTGCAAACTAAATTTGCTGTGCCTGCCTAAACAGTAAAGAAACATTATTCATGAGATATTATTAGTACTTAACCCTTGTCACAACTAAAGTGATAGCAACAGTACAGGGATCTCTCCCAtacttctcttctgctttcagttctACTTTGCAGAGTTAAACTCGAACAAATGCCGAAATTCACGTCTTAGGTGACACATCCAGTTACTTTCTCCATATCAGGGGTCTCAAGCTGAGTATAAAAAGTGACGAGCTTGCCACAGCAGAAGTTCCAAGGAAATACTAAGAAAGGCCTAATCAAAAGTATGCGCTTCAATTTTTCACCGAAAGTCGAGTGACTACTAGAACACCCAAAAGACAGAGTTCAGAAACTATTTAATATGGGACATTTCTGATTTATATAACTTGACAAGTTGAAGGTAAAACTTATAAACCtatattcttcttccttttacagTATTATTTCTAACAGGCTTCTATTTCCCACCCAATGCAATTCCTGCTAACAGTCAGCACCAACCAGCAGCAGGAAGCTTATTTCTAACTTTTGACTATTCGCTATCTGTATGCAAAGTCTCTTAATGGATAATCAATATGaacatgaaataaatttgtTCATAACAAGTTTCTGCCTGTTGCAGTCTTTCAAATAGATCACTCAAAGCTTTTAGATGCAATTAGAGAAAAACCTGCCTCATTTTCCCTTAAAGGATGGCAAAACACGCAAGTGTTTGCTCCCAGTCTTCCTCACTACCTTCCAATCAGTCAACATGAAATCTGAATATgtttagaaataagcattaaaatCTATATACTAACCTTTCATgtagtttttaaaatctctgaaatTACATGTAATATTTTAAGCAAAGTAACTTATTTATATATCTCCTTTATGTCATAAGTATGTCTATACAGtgtcaaatattttaagtatttgattttcttttgttcttttttttttttttttcctcttgaaaaagCCTTCTAGAGTATCAGTCCCATGTGTTGTGCTACATTTCAACACTAAACGTTATTTTAAGTGGCCTTCTAAAAATGCCACTTAAAAAATGGCAATTTCCTCATGCTCTGTATCAATTCAAAATTTTGGGTTTGAGATCACCCAAAAAGAAAGCCGCTCAGGAACAAGTTACGAACTTTATGCTAGCAACATTTACCCACCAAAAATTTTAACTCAACTGATGTTGCAGTCACACTACAGTCACTACAGACCTAGTTCCCCTATTCAAAGGTACTCATTACAAACTTCAttactcatttttcttccattttcttctatAGCACAGAcgactttcttctttttagtaATTTTGGGACTACTCTTGTTAACTGTGTCATATTCTATATTATTTCACTACATTACCTCCAGTAAAATACCATAAATCTTCCAACTGATGCATAAGAGAGCTTCTGTTGTCTGCACTACAGGTTGTTGTTAAAAGCTGTGTAAAAGCCAGGCAGTCAATCAGTTTGCTAGTGTCTACCGTCAATCAAAGAAATGCTATTAAAAACGCTCACTCCTGAGACAAGGCAAAACCAGACAATCCACCAGCTGATAATTTAACAGCTGCAACTTCTTGGACTTCAACAGGATTTCACTCTGATGACAAGAAGAACTGGACAAGAACTGGACAAGAAGAACTGCATCTTCTGAAGGGCTgttcttcaggaagaaaaaataatttcttcatattGAATGTACTTGCTGCTTGTATAAACTTGTAGTTATTTAGGGTACCAGCTACACATTTTTGTTCCTTGCAGTGGTACAAACAGGTATAATCAACCCATCTAATCAACTGTGAAGGAAACGGTTCTATTCCAACTGATACATCATCAACAGAATGATTACTAAACTCTGAAGGAAATCTTCATTTTTAGCAGCATATAGATGCTGCAGCACATAGACTTTAGGAGATGCCAGGTGGAACACATTAGGACATTCTTTTTGTTATTACATGAAGAAATCTGACCTGGATGTCACTAAGACAGAGGTACATAGTAGCATTTGTACACAAATTTCACTAtagaattatatttaaaaaaaaacaaaatcaaaacacacacaacacagCAGAACAATAGTTCAATAAGTACAGTGGGaataaaggggggaaaaaaagactattCCCAAAACCAAGTACAGGACATAAGAACAGAATCATGAGATGTCCAGGACAACCTTCCAAAGTGCCTTCAaagccctgctgcaggaggttGTGAAGCCATTTTGTTAAAgagatccaggaggagatgttTGTCCAGTGACTGAGCAGGATACAAGTTAACAGGGAAGACAAGAGCACCCATTTCTGCATTGTTTCCAGCTTTCAAGAAGCAAGAACATTCCAGGTTAACGCTTTAAGTAATGTTTTCAAACACTCTTAAGAGTATGCTTACTTGTAAATAACTCTTCATGTTATCTTCAGAAAAAAGCTAGTAGAAGAACAGGGTGTAGGACTGCTCCTATAGGAAACATCACCATGCATCCACTGAATATGTATATAACCTGCACAGTTAACAAATGATGTGTGTCTGCATGGGGGAATGGGTGGAGTACGTGCATGGTGATTTAAACCACTTATTAACTGCTAAGTTATATACATGAAAATAAGGTCATTTTATTATGGAAAATGTcaagaaaatctgtatttagaCAGCCCAGACACTGCTCTTTACTGCCTTCTGAATTTCCTTCCTACCCCCTCTATGGTCTCCCCACATTTTCTGTACGTGCCTCACTTCTGATAAGCATGTACTCACGCTTCTTGGTTATAAGCTTGGGAAGCATAAAACAAGAAGCTATTCTGGGTTTGCAATCTTCAAAAtcttcctctttgtttctgGAAAAATTGCAGAATACAAGTCACCAACACAACTCTTCTCACGTTTTCCTTCAAAGAAAAGGACTGACTACAGACTCTCAaagtggaagaaggaaaaaggtgaCAGCTTTTTTGTCAACTGGATTTCTCTCACTTTCACAGGAAATCAGCTCTAGCCTAATGGATCCAAACTTCACAGGTTAGAAACAGTACCCTGgccaagaaaagaaagcaagaactCTGCCCTCCCTTTTCCCTATTTCAGGCCCCAGTGACTAAGGAGTTACTAACAACCACTATTCTAAGCTTATCACATTCCTTACTATGGTTACCTTAGTGAAGTCATGCAGTGCTACTATCTCATTTTACAGAGGGAAAgattgagattaaaaaaaaaaaaaagctaagtgATTTGCCCAAGATAATACATGTTATCAGCAGCCAAGGAGGGGCCTCAAGCCTCAAGATAATCCTGTGGTCCAGGCATTATCCTTCCTTTTTCAGCTTCCACATCTTTGCCAGTGTTCTACAAAAGCCAGGAAAACacacttgaaaagaaaacagcaactcCAAGGACTGTCTATCCAAGCAATGCTTGATCAGCAGTAAAGTTTTGTTCTGTGGATCAATAAAGACAACATGGAATTTGCTGTCGTGTACCACAGGGCAGCACAAAACAGCCGTCAAGTAACTTTTCTCAGACTGCCCACAATAAAGATTACAGAGAATAATTAAAACCTATTGGTTTATCTAAATAACAGAAAGCTCTTCAGCTACTGTGTGGCATTGCTCTAGCAGCCGCAGTCTAGCAGCCCATTCCTTTTCCCATTCTCACAGTTGTCAGCCCCTCTAGGCCAATGTGTGGAGTGCAGTTCTCAGAAGACTGCTACAGAGAGTGGAAACATGAACAGGGACACAGTGCTTGAGGTGAAGCTGAGATCAAGTCACAGCATGACAGTCTACACATCTCAAGACAGAAGACAGACTGCACTGAAAAGAGGAATTTTAACAATAAGGAAGCCTTAACCCTGACACATTAGCCCTTTGAGGGGGCACCAGAAGGACTGAGACACTCTACCAACATAAGATTCAGCTCAAAAAGTTTTATTGCTATTAAGATGGGATAGTTTGACCTGTTACAAGCCAAACCAGTCACATAACTATAAATGTGTGACAGATAATTGCCTGAACCATAGGCAGCCTCTCACAGGTGAATTAGTACATGGGCCAAAGTTAGGGCTTTTGTGACATTTCACCAGGCACCTGAGCGCTGCTGGAAGGAGAAAGCGTGATCTGTGCTTGTAAAGTGGCAGTAAGAGACGTGCACTCCAGTGCCAGCCGTGGAAGTGCAGTAGGTCTCTGGGTCAGGCAGTGCAGTCCAAGCTGTCTCAGTGTACTACCCTGTGCAAATTCCTCCTCTACAGAGCATCAACAGATCTCAaagaggagcaggggaaggtACGTTGTCAGCTGGACTACGCTATGCTTAACCAGCCCATTCCTCACCAAGCCAAAACCCTGCTCTAGATCCAAGGCATCCTTAATTAACTCCCTTAACCTACTGACTTAGACAAGGGTCACTTGAAGTGTGGTCTGTGGAGCACTGCTTTGCCTATGCTGCATCTCCTCACCTCGGGCTGCTAGATTTCATTAGAGTGACAGCTAAGCACCTCAACCTACCTAATTCTTCATCAGTATCTCCCCCAAGTTAAAGTTGTAACTACCACTAGGGCATTATGCAATCAAGAAAAGCGCTGTCTATACAGTATGaccagaaaagcagctgttctgcaactcttctttattcatttttttagtGTACATAAGTGGAAAAATTCCAGCTTTCAAAAATGGCTTTTCGAAATCTACATACAGAAGAAGTTTCACTGGAGCTGCTCAAGGCACAAAAGTATCTTGCAGAGATAAACAAGTATCACACAGTAACCCGAAAGGATGggttacattttccttttactagttaacacacaaaaaactatttcagttcACTCTGGCTCTGTGATCCCTTTCTACCTACCTATTCATGCAGCACCACATGAACAAGATTGTTTTTTAATCAATCCCTATTTGGACCTAATCACTCCAAAGCCACTCTAGGAAAAATTTTACACAGAGTAAAAAACAGAAGCCACATGAAGCAAAAATTCATCTTGACAGAGccatttcctcttctgtcaACAACACTCAACTGCTGACCCTTCTAAATATGAAAGACTGGATGAGGAGGGATAACAATTCATTATAAGATGCTCTAATTACAGAGGTCACTGACAAGACAGACCCGATTAGTCTAGATTGGAAAAGGTTGGGTGTGTTTGTGTTCCTCTGAGCTTGAGGTTTAAGGCTGTACAGAATTTCTGCTctcttatatataaaaataagcattgcACAAGAAAATAACTTAGGTTACCAGAATGTGAGATGAtgcaggaaaacacaaatgTATACATGGGAGAGTGAAAACATGTTGGATAGAAGGTAGCTTAGAGAAACTCAGCACAGTCCCCTGCACCATTTGATATGTTTGCACACCCTTCaggaacagttttctttattattctaCCATCAGTTTGTCTCCTTTAGTGCACAGCTCCCACATTCCCCTCCCTACCTTCGCTTttaccttcctcctcctgcatccCATGCCCCACTCCTATCCACTTCCTCTTTACTCCAGCTACTCGATTAACTGGAGGGTGGGGGGAGTATTCTTGTGCTTATTCATGAATGCAAACACAGTGCACATTTCTTTCTAGTACTATTTGTACAGTTGCTACGCTGTCcttgcagaaaaagcagagtacAGTGAAAGCAGTGAGGATATTAACAGATTCTGGCACTGGTTTGAGAAGAGCAGACAATGCAAAATTTCAAATGCTCCCATATTAATGCAACTGGGTTCAACCACGAAAGTTCCATAGATCACAGAAAATACCTGAGTCTTACCTGAAACATGTCTGTATCTTTATCGTGAGTATACTCCACTACAACAGTCTGGTTTCTGGATAACGTGTAAGAGATACTGTGCTGACCTTTACAGCTGATCGCCTGTTGAACAAAACAATATGTCTATTATACACAGCTTCCACATAAATATTATAATCAAATTCATTTTGCTATATAAACACCTTTATTATGATCAGGAAAAGCAGTGTATCATAACATTTTATGACAAGGCTGGGTAAACACATACAataggattttttgttttgtttttaatggaaaaccCCAAGCTGCACTTGTTTGTTTCTAGTTCAGAAGCACCCAGTACCTACTGTTTTCATACTTTAGGCTCTAAACACAtgattttctctctgaaataatACTAAGTTCCTAATCCTCATAGGAATGTGTACCCCAAAGACTTGGGGTTTAAGGTTCCttggtttatttgtttaaagCAAGTGAGCAATACAATTGATTTCCAGTTAAAAGTGCCAGGATTTCAGGGATTTCATTACAGTCAAGTAGATTTCTAGTTATATCAAAAAGAGCCT harbors:
- the PELI2 gene encoding E3 ubiquitin-protein ligase pellino homolog 2, translating into MFSPSQEEHCAPNKEPVKYGELVVLGYNGSLPNGDRGRRKSRFALYKRPKANGVKPSTVHVISTPQASKAISCKGQHSISYTLSRNQTVVVEYTHDKDTDMFQVGRSTESPIDFVVTDTISGSQNNDETQITQSTISRFACRIVCDRSPPYTARIFAAGFDSSKNIFLGEKAAKWKNPDGHMDGLTTNGVLVMHPNGGFTEESKPGVWREISVCGDVYTLRETRSAQQRGKLVENETNILQDGSLIDLCGATLLWRTADGLFHTPTQKHIEALRQEINAARPQCPVGLNTLAFPSINRKDVVEEKQPWAYLSCGHVHGYHNWGHRSDTEANERECPMCRTIGPYVPLWLGCEAGFYVDAGPPTHAFTPCGHVCSEKSAKYWSQIPLPHGTHAFHAACPFCATQLSGEHNCIKLIFQGPVD